One window of the Notolabrus celidotus isolate fNotCel1 chromosome 23, fNotCel1.pri, whole genome shotgun sequence genome contains the following:
- the LOC117807023 gene encoding dynein heavy chain 2, axonemal-like gives MLGGSPSLRQDGVFVWGLYLEGAGWDKKNSCLVEAEPMQMVCPIRTTHFKPVENRKKMSKSIYLCPCFYTPVRSGRAVLSVELKAGAVTPDHWVKRGTALLMSLDTE, from the exons atGCTCGGTGGATCCCCTTCCTTGAGACAG GATGGAGTATTTGTCTGGGGTTTGTACCTGGAGGGGGCCGGTTGGGACAAGAAGAACTCATGTCTGGTAGAAGCAGAACCCATGCAGATGGTCTGTCCCATCCGGACCACACACTTCAAACCTGTCGAGAACCGCAAGAAGATGTCCAAGA GTATTTACCTGTGTCCATGTTTCTACACGCCGGTCCGATCAGGCAGGGCGGTGCTCAGTGTGGAGCTTAAAGCTGGAGCCGTGACCCCGGACCACTGGGTGAAAAGAGGAACTGCTCTACTCATGAGCCTGGACACAGAATAA
- the LOC117807022 gene encoding folylpolyglutamate synthase, mitochondrial-like → MPTALVLFHLMAFRVFPEAKVDVAIIEVGIGGHYDSTNVIRRPWVCGISSLGLDHIQILGDTFEKIAWHKGGIFKPGVPAFTVKQPEDAMAVLRDRAKEIGCPLWVCPDLEDYQTD, encoded by the exons ATGCCGACAGCCTTGGTTTTGTTTCATCTCATGGCTTTCCGGGTGTTTCCCGAGGCGAAG GTGGATGTAGCAATAATTGAAGTAGGGATTGGTGGACATTACGACTCCACCAATGTGATAAG GAGGCCGTGGGTGTGTGGTATCTCATCGCTAGGCCTGGACCACATTCAGATCCTTGGAGACACCTTTGAAAAGATCGCCTGGCATAAAGGAGGAATCTTCAAG CCGGGGGTTCCTGCCTTCACCGTCAAACAGCCAGAAGATGCGATGGCTGTGCTCAGAGACCGAGCCAAAGAAATCGGA TGTCCTCTGTGGGTGTGTCCTGATCTGGAGGACTACCAGACAGACTGA